In Daucus carota subsp. sativus chromosome 4, DH1 v3.0, whole genome shotgun sequence, one DNA window encodes the following:
- the LOC108217417 gene encoding VQ motif-containing protein 1: MSAAEGRNIGREPVRVVIVSTQYIETDPASFKSVVQSLTGKHSHDLPPPHPKRAVRRRFAPPSQSKVAPGCGEEGIGASGVAINDLDGLVVEELPSWNELSQLCII, encoded by the coding sequence ATGTCAGCAGCAGAAGGAAGAAATATCGGAAGGGAGCCTGTGAGGGTGGTGATAGTAAGCACTCAATACATTGAGACTGACCCGGCCAGCTTTAAGTCCGTTGTTCAGAGCCTTACTGGAAAACATTCTCACGACTTGCCACCGCCGCATCCGAAACGTGCGGTACGTCGAAGATTCGCACCACCATCGCAATCGAAAGTGGCTCCGGGCTGTGGGGAAGAAGGAATAGGTGCTAGTGGAGTTGCGATTAACGACTTGGATGGACTAGTCGTGGAGGAGCTGCCTTCATGGAATGAGCTTTCTCAGTTGTGTatcatttaa